The following coding sequences are from one Halorubrum sp. BOL3-1 window:
- a CDS encoding ParA family protein, producing MPNTNTARITVANQKGGAGKTTDVIHTGGALAARGHDVLLVDIDYHGGLTCSLGYNDLYYDTDRTTLFDVLDFDQMESVNNIIVEHEEFDILPASEKLANNKNIQMLLEAPKSRERLEMTLDELNEDYDYIIVDTPPSLNVLTDNALVATGNVVIPVIPEKLNANSLQIFAKQLSSLEPAYGDINRLAIVCNRVEQNSEHRDTIEEIKSAYPLPVFEIPKRTDLSQSIGEGVSAFEFGKENKRVEDARDLFNEIADLFDETFEKTAPEEVEA from the coding sequence ATGCCCAACACCAATACCGCACGAATCACCGTAGCGAATCAGAAGGGAGGCGCGGGGAAGACGACTGACGTTATTCACACAGGCGGGGCACTCGCCGCCCGGGGCCATGATGTCCTCCTAGTCGACATCGACTACCACGGGGGGCTCACCTGCTCGCTTGGCTACAACGATCTGTACTACGATACCGACCGCACAACGCTGTTCGACGTCCTCGACTTCGATCAGATGGAGTCAGTGAACAACATCATCGTCGAGCACGAGGAATTCGACATCCTCCCGGCGAGCGAGAAGCTCGCGAACAACAAGAACATCCAGATGCTGCTTGAGGCGCCGAAGAGTCGAGAACGACTGGAGATGACGCTCGACGAACTTAATGAAGACTACGACTATATCATCGTCGACACGCCGCCCTCTCTGAATGTCCTCACCGACAACGCCCTCGTCGCGACCGGCAACGTCGTTATCCCCGTCATTCCCGAGAAGCTCAACGCAAACAGCCTCCAGATTTTCGCAAAGCAGCTGAGCTCGCTTGAACCGGCATACGGTGACATCAACCGACTCGCGATCGTATGTAATCGGGTTGAGCAGAACTCCGAACACCGCGATACCATCGAGGAGATCAAGTCGGCGTACCCACTTCCTGTCTTCGAGATTCCGAAGCGGACCGACCTCTCCCAGTCGATCGGCGAAGGCGTGTCCGCCTTCGAATTCGGGAAGGAGAACAAGCGCGTCGAGGATGCCCGAGACCTGTTCAACGAGATTGCCGATCTGTTCGACGAGACGTTTGAGAAGACCGCTCCTGAGGAGGTGGAAGCATGA
- a CDS encoding prohibitin family protein, whose translation MSRIPIDIDLSPKLTSASIVLVVAMLLLGVVFLFSVATVDEGDRGVLKEQGAVTGEIMEPGWHVVLPLVQSVEHVEVRPRTYTMSGDVFEGDVDEEDAVAFRSADQQQVGADITVRYRVVEDGVDTFHSDWNTISQYENRLLRPETIDTVAREASALNATEANSDEGRELLSEIIAESLREQSPNYLVIESVQVRDIIFAPSYEDALEDVEIAQQEAEAERTRAQGEADAERIRAEGEADALREVQDAIEQENLALEQIRAYDEGTVYVTDGGTPVILSPDQNAGSTQNEDDEITANSTND comes from the coding sequence GTGTCACGTATTCCGATCGACATCGATTTGTCACCAAAGCTGACATCAGCAAGCATAGTCCTAGTTGTAGCGATGTTACTCCTTGGAGTTGTATTCTTATTCTCAGTCGCGACTGTCGACGAAGGCGACCGTGGTGTATTAAAAGAGCAGGGTGCCGTTACTGGCGAGATTATGGAACCCGGATGGCATGTTGTGCTCCCGCTCGTTCAGTCTGTTGAGCACGTTGAAGTCCGTCCACGGACGTACACAATGAGTGGCGACGTATTTGAAGGCGATGTCGATGAAGAGGACGCTGTTGCGTTCCGATCAGCCGACCAACAGCAAGTGGGTGCCGATATTACTGTTCGATACCGAGTTGTCGAAGACGGGGTTGATACGTTCCACAGCGATTGGAACACGATTTCTCAGTACGAAAATCGATTGCTACGGCCTGAAACGATCGATACAGTCGCTCGGGAAGCATCAGCACTGAACGCAACGGAAGCAAATAGTGATGAAGGACGAGAATTATTGTCCGAGATTATTGCAGAGTCACTACGTGAGCAGTCGCCGAATTACCTCGTGATTGAGTCGGTCCAAGTCAGAGATATTATTTTTGCTCCCAGTTATGAGGACGCGCTAGAGGATGTCGAGATTGCCCAACAAGAGGCCGAAGCCGAGCGGACCCGTGCACAGGGTGAGGCCGATGCTGAACGGATCCGGGCCGAGGGGGAAGCAGATGCATTACGTGAAGTCCAGGATGCTATTGAGCAAGAGAATCTGGCATTAGAGCAGATTCGGGCATACGATGAAGGAACAGTATATGTAACGGATGGTGGAACGCCAGTGATCTTGTCACCAGATCAAAACGCCGGCAGTACACAGAACGAAGATGACGAAATCACGGCGAACAGCACTAATGATTAG